The DNA window acgatctcattttgtttatgctatgcttatgtgtgttatatgtacataccaagaaaatataaaacagttATATAAATAACCAACTTCCTGATGGAGTTCTAAATTTCTAATATATCCTTTAATCTGTAAAACATATTTTAGGATTGTTTGTGACATGTGAGAGCTCACAAAAAGGCTTCTCATAAATCGACTTTCATTTGGTTTCATTTCAAATTCATCTTTCatgtaaaattgtattttgtttggtttttattatcTGTATTTTCAGCATGAACAGGtaatttctgtgtttgtgtgtgctttgttACTGCTAAGCAATCAGTACAgtgtttatctttattaatttctcttctgctactttccctttctgcttctctgaTATTTCTTTAAGattgaaagggaataacatttgaagtgtaaataaagaaatatatctaataaaaaatttaaaaaatgattgacCATCTCATTTTTACAAGGAAAATTTGactcattttcttttccattttattaatttacattccagtcattggtcctccctcccacagttcctcatcccattcctccttcatTTGCCTCCTAGAGGATGTTGCCTCCTCCCtggctctctctcttccctggggcctcaactGTTGGGAGAATTAAGCCCAACTtctcccagtgaggccagaccaggcagacctctgctatatatgtgaggTGCCTCCGACCAGcacatgtatgctgcctggtcaGTGGCTCATTCTCTGGGAGCTGCTTGGGATTTGGGTTAGTTGACactcttggtcttcctatggggtaactcttcccttcagcttcttcaattcttcccccaatCCAACCATAGGAGGCCCTGacttcagtgcaatggttgggtGTTTAAGTAAcagcatctgtttcagtcagctactCCTGTGAGAAGACAGCAATGCTCCTGGCTGTAAGCAAGTCACAACATCAGtcatagtgtcaggccttggtgcccgcccacaggatggatcccaagttgcaCTGTCACTGAACCACCTTTCTTccagtctcttctctatttttgtacctgcagttcttttaggcaggaataattctgggtcagaaattttgactgtgggttagtgaCCCTGTCTCTCCACTTGAGGCCctctctatctactggaggtagactcttcaagttccctttcCTCAATGACCTTAGACCATTTTGTCTAAGGTCACCCCTCACTGAGTCCTGAGAGTACATCCAAGGTCTCTTGTACTTTCTAGAGgccccttccccacctcccatACCCAgaggctgcttatttccattcattctcctggccctctgggcttctctcgtCCCTGACTTTCCTGATCcctttccccacctcccctctcccacccaggtccttccctccctctgcctcctgtgattattttcttcccctttttaagtgggattgaagcctcCTCACTTGGGGCTTCCTGCTTATTACACTTCTTAGTGTCTGTGGGTtttatcctaggtattctgtaatttttggctaataaataccagtgagtacatactaggCATGCCATTTTGGGAGtcattacctcattcaggatgatattttctaggtccatccatttgcctataaaactCATGATATCCTGACTCTCAtagcattgtgtaaatgtatcacattttctgcatccattcttctgttgtgggacatctgggttgtttccagtttctggctttttTCAAACAAGTCCATtacgaacatagtggaacacatgcccttgtggcatggtgtggcatcttttgggtatatacccaagagtagtatagctggatcttcagttTTCTGATTAATCCCCAGATTGATTtactgagtggttgtaccagtttgcaatcttaccagcaatggaagagtcttcctctttctccacattctgtcccttgagtttttgatattagccattctgagtggtgtgaggtagaatctcagttaAATCTGCTGTTCTGTAAACTCAAATAATTTTTTCAGGTAGATCTTTGCGTTTTCAGATCCCATCTTTGGCATTGACTTCCTTCtcttataatttaattaaaaacagaCTGAATCACTTGGCAGATTCTTAATAGTATGTACTTTTCTTCTCGATATTGCTTGCATCACACAGATAActacttaaaataatttcttcGTTCATGGTCACTAATCATTTGCTATGTGTGAATTAATCAGTTATGTTGACCATTTAAGTGGTTATTTACTTCACATTCAGGATCtcttttgtaaaaaataaaacaatatatatcAGTGAAATTTTTATCTTGACTCAATCTTTTTTTATAAAGTAATCAACATATTTATACTAAAGTATCCACAATCTAAACATCTAACCTTTTGATGTTCACTTATCAACTTTCTCATGATACACACATCTTTTACTTAGTATTTTTGtttatgtaacacacacacacacacacacacacacacacacacacagacataccctaGGAATTATAGTCCAAATAACTTTGAAAAAAACTGAGCCCTTAGATAGTTGTGATTTCAGTAatcaagaaaacaagcaagccttgttttctttaaatattattgatacctctctgtgtctccctgtctctctgtatctatctatctatctatctatctatctatctatctatctatctatcgatctatctatcatctatattatttctctctttctctctctgcattaatacataaatacaaccttaTGAGTCCAGTTTTGTTGtttgtaaacatatatatatatgtatatatatgtatatatatatatatatatatatggtttcagGGAGGAACTCTATGGATCTTTGAATATGAATGTCTTTTTCccgtgtgtgtgggtgcgtgcgtgcgagtgtgtgtgtgtgtgtgtgtgtgtgttttgtgtccaCGCACGCATTCAGgcaagcatgcatgtgtatgcaagaTTACTCCAGTAATTTAACTTATTTTGGAAATGGGATTATTATGACATCATGGATTTCATCATTATCAGAGATGGACCCTTCAAATTAAATAGATGTGAGGTGGTAGCCGCGCGGACAGAATGTGAGTGATCTGCGTGGCTTGCCTGGTGCTTGGTTTGGTGAACTGTACCTTCTTTCTAGCAGTCAGTGGTCTTTATTCCTATAGTGATGATTTCATCAAGTAAACACCATAAAATTTCAGCAGAGATGATATTCAGAGTGATAGTCTGCCGCTGCTTGTAGAATTTTATTCACTATGATGTAGTCATTGCCAGATGTTAACACCAGAATGGAAGAAAGCAGCAACTGTTTTGAGAGATGTTAAAGTCAGGGCAGTAGATGCAGGTAGACATCAGTCCCTGGGAGATCAGTATGGTGTCCAGGGATTTCCTACGATCAAGATTTTTGGAGCtagcaaaaccaaaccagaatATTACCAGGGTGGCAGGACTAGAGAAGCCACTGTAGATGTGGCCCTCAGTGCCTTGCACCAGCTCCTGAAGGATTGCCTCGGTAGGCACAGTAGTGTGTACTGTTCTGGAAAGCAGGTCAAAGGTGATAGTTCTTGTAAGAAGGACATGGTAGAGCTGACAGATGACACCTTTGATTATAATGTCCTTGTGGTGAAGACGCTTGTGTGGTTGGATTTTATGTTCCATGGTGTGGACATAAACTTGGAGCCAGAATGGTGGTAAAGTGGTAAaggaacaaacaaatgaaacgcTGAAACTGGTAACCATAGATGCCACCATGAATCAGTCTTTTGCCAGCCAATGCAGGATTAAAGAATTCCTACAATCAAGATATTTTAGAAAATCAAGTCTTCTGTGGACTGTGATGGTGGACGGACAATATCTGACATAGTGTCAAGGACCCTGAATTTTTTCTCTGATAATGTTCCAACTCCCGAGGTGCTTGAGATAATCAACAAAGACATAGCCAAGAAGATATGCAAGGAGCACTAGCTTTGTGTCGTGGCCATGCTGCCTCACATCCTGGGCACCGGAGCTGCAGGCAGAAACTCTTACTTGGAGGTTCTTCTGAAACTGGCTGATAAGTACAAGAAGGAAATGTGGGGGTGGCTGTGGACAGAAGCTGGAGCCCAGTATGAACTGGAGAACGCACTAGAGGTTGGAGGGTTTGGACATCCTGTAATGATAGCCATCAACGCATGCAAGACACAGCTTGCTCTTCACAAAGGGTCTTTCAGTGAACAAGGCGTCAATGAGTTTCTCAGGGAACTGTCGTATGGTCATGGCTCCACAGCACCTGTGAGGTGTGGTTCTTTCCCTACCATCATCACCAGGGAGCCCTGGGATGGCAAGGATGGTGAGCTTCTTGTGGAGGGTATCATTGACCTCAATGATGTGGAACTCGATGACCTGTAGAAGGATGAATTCTGAGGGCCACACCCCAACCTTCAAATGTCTTTCCTTGAAAGTGAGCAGTTTTCCAGAAGGGAAAGTTCTTCTGGTCAGCTGTCTGTCACTGGCCTTTCCCAGCAGCCCTCGGCAGTCACTAGAAACTGCCAACATTGAACCACAGAGTCTCAAGAAAACACTGAAGAATTCAATGAACTGTAGCAGTGAATTGGATTGTATTCTCTGGCATATTATAAAGAAAACTGGGctattgaaagatttttttttcctcctgactGCTGCTTGAATGTTCTTGGAGGCTGTTTCTTATGAATAAGGAaggtttttaaaatgtgattccTTTGTTTGACAAATAATGTCTTTTcccattaaataataaaattatattttggacAATgctaataaatgtataaaaatttaaatttagccACAAAATGaattaatcttcaaaaataagaGTGAATTAGTTAAAAAGTAACTTaaacatattataatatattgcaacatttataattataataaggAATTTATTGGATGAATTTTCAGTGTATCATTTTTCTTCAAGGTTTTAGTTAACAAATGCAGACCATGTATTTGGTTCTTCTTGTAAGTATGCTGCCTATTTGATAATATCTTTTATAGGTAATAAAAGGAAGATCATGGAATCCATTTCTGTGCCCATCATCACTGACAGAGTGGTAGAACCATGACTTCAACTTGTGCTGCATAAAGTACCACATCCAATTTATCATATGCAAGGTTCTGATACCAAGGGCTCTCtcattttccattgatgaataaaGTGTACCATTTAGTTTTACAGTATTgctgtgagttttttgttttgttttgctttatatattttttcttgtttttggagATGCcaagtgttttaaaaaaattttggaatgaacacacacacacacacacacacacacacacacaagagggagagagaaagagagagacagagacagagacagagacagagagacagagagagacattttACTCAATCTCATTGGTCTTTTCTCCAAatggtttttatttctgtattttgaattattattacttgtctttttctctttattcatTGCCTGAGTCTATTTCTTGCTGACATAACAGAATATGAGAAGCTGATGCGTCTATAATGAACAAACTTTATTAATTTGCCATTCTAGAGAGCAGAAAATCCACAATCAAAATGCCTGTCACCTGTCAGCTCACTACATGCAGAAGGGAGAGGGTAGGAGGGCAAAGGAAGGCATTGACAGTGGCTAGCATAGAGTTTGTGTATGTAAATTAACATCACTTAAAGCAGATTTGCAAAATGGCAACACTACTTGATGAACCAACATGTCTGGAGAAATGTGACAAAGCCCTATGTTTAGATGAAGTTATAATCAGTCAATGACTATTGAGAGAGGAATAGAGACAAAACTCCTGACAGGTTATTCCGTCCCCAGTGGTCaggcttaaacacacacacataagcaacaTCAATGAGACTCAACAGTATAcattagtatgtatgtatatatatatatatattaatgtatctgtatatgtatacatacatatatatatatatcaaattaaaaaagaagtgaTAAATTCAAGAAGGAATAGGACAGAGAAAaagttagaagaaagaaaaatggtagAGATAATATAAATGGAAGGCTCATATTTGATATTCTACAAAAATTATTCTATTATAAATTCCTACCTCTCAACACATGTTTTCTAGAAGGAACATGAATTATTTAGTCAAAGCAAAGGCTTACCACTAGCAAATGCACTCTAGGCATTTTAAAGCTTCCTTTCTGTAATAGTACTTTCAACAATACAACACAAACATGGCCTTGATATCATGCGGTATCTTCACACACCGACTACCTTTCATACACTAGCCCAGCAGTTACCAAAGTGTGGTCATTAGGATTCTTCCAGAGGATTTGTGATGTAATTCTTGTTTTCAGAATATTCCAAGAAACCATGTGATTTCCTCATACCTACTTTTTCATTTACTGCATAGATTTTTCAAACCTGATAAAATTACTTTCTTGGgttagaaaatatatttcttatacTATAGTCTAATTGTATTAACATGGTGAGTTTACTCTTATTTAAAGTtagttagaaaaatatttttactcaactttttcataaaatatgttTCCCCTCCTTCAACTTCTTCCAGATATTCCCTATTTTCTGCCCAAATTCATGATCTTTgtcaaaagtaaaagagaaaacaataagaaaccaaaaccaaaacacaccaaaagaaaaaaaatcaaacaaaaaataccaAAGTAAAATGAACATAAATCACACACAAAACCAAGGAGTTCATTTTGTATTAACCAACTGTTCTTGGACATGGGAGTTACCTTGAAGTGTGATGGTATACTCTGACACTTCATTCAAGAAAATTGCTATTTCCTTTCTAGAAGGTAACCATTGCAAATAGCTTCCAGGTTAGGGGTGGTGTTTTatatccattcttccttctctggaattttgtctggtttgaacctgttTAAGTTTTGTGAATGTTGCCACAATCTTGGGAGCTTATATGTGCACTGCTATGGTTGTGTCCAGAAGAATCTGTTTTCTTGGAGTAGAGTCACTCACCACTTCTGGATCCTACAATCTCTCTGTCTTCAAATCAGCATATATCCATGAACCTTGAAAAGAGTGCTTTGTTAAAG is part of the Rattus norvegicus strain BN/NHsdMcwi chromosome 4, GRCr8, whole genome shotgun sequence genome and encodes:
- the Pdia6l1 gene encoding uncharacterized protein LOC685171; its protein translation is MLTPEWKKAATVLRDVKVRAVDAGRHQSLGDQYGVQGFPTIKIFGASKTKPEYYQGGRTREATVDVALSALHQLLKDCLGRHSSVYCSGKQVKGDSSCKKDMVELTDDTFDYNVLVVKTLVWLDFMFHGVDINLEPEWW